From the genome of Streptomyces sp. V1I1, one region includes:
- a CDS encoding arginase family protein yields the protein MREPAIIEAPSVLGLRPSGVEELPAALVGAGLGDRLGAVRAGRVEAPAYDPGRDQETGVLNPGGIADYSVRLADAVGGVIDRGLFPIVLGGDCSILLGSLLALRRRGRYGLLFLDGHTDFYQPAAEPTGEVASMELALATGRGPRVLADIEGLGPLVRDEDVVAFGFRDSEESAAAGMQPLPERLHAVDLDGVRAIGAAAAARQAVGRLGDYWVHLDVDVLDDALMPAVDYRLPGGLSWAELESVLRTALGDERAVGLDVTIFNPRLDPDGTIAARLVECLCRGLG from the coding sequence GTGCGAGAGCCGGCGATCATCGAGGCGCCGTCCGTCCTCGGGCTGCGGCCGTCCGGGGTTGAGGAGCTGCCCGCGGCTCTGGTCGGGGCCGGGCTCGGGGATCGGCTCGGGGCGGTGCGGGCGGGGAGGGTTGAGGCGCCGGCGTACGACCCGGGGCGGGACCAGGAGACCGGGGTGCTCAATCCGGGTGGTATCGCCGATTACTCCGTACGGCTGGCGGACGCTGTTGGCGGGGTCATCGATCGGGGGCTCTTCCCAATCGTCCTCGGCGGGGACTGCAGCATCCTGCTCGGCAGTCTTCTCGCGCTGCGCCGACGGGGTCGGTACGGCTTGCTGTTCCTCGACGGGCACACCGACTTCTACCAGCCGGCCGCGGAGCCGACCGGTGAAGTGGCGTCGATGGAGCTCGCCCTGGCGACCGGACGCGGGCCGCGGGTGCTGGCCGATATCGAAGGTCTTGGGCCGCTAGTGCGGGACGAGGACGTCGTCGCCTTCGGGTTCCGTGACTCCGAGGAGTCCGCGGCGGCCGGGATGCAGCCGCTGCCGGAGCGGCTGCATGCCGTCGACCTCGACGGGGTGCGTGCGATTGGGGCAGCTGCGGCGGCGCGGCAGGCCGTCGGGCGGCTCGGCGACTACTGGGTGCACCTCGATGTCGACGTGCTGGACGACGCGCTCATGCCGGCTGTCGACTATCGCCTGCCCGGTGGGCTGAGCTGGGCCGAGCTGGAGAGCGTGCTGCGGACGGCGCTGGGCGACGAGCGGGCCGTCGGTCTGGATGTGACGATCTTCAATCCGCGCCTCGATCCCGACGGGACCATCGCCGCTCGCCTCGTCGAGTGCCTGTGCCGAGGGCTCGGGTAG
- a CDS encoding DUF2797 domain-containing protein, with amino-acid sequence MAWRCTGLSWPRGARTAVLAWEGGRVSPLTPGKELGFRAEGQRRCVGARGNPCPLVAVVSGRATGARCAECARLDRAHSVAADTMADDPRTYRVYLAWFGPGMVKVGITAEERGPARLLEQGAVVFSWLGRGPLMAARRTEELLRSALGVPDRIPYADKRAVRAALPGAAERAAEVEELHRRAVGLTGWAESLERIGFEAVDHAGVFGLDGLPAATGVVRELVDGGVVAGRLMVAAGPDLHLRTAGDGLVVLDTRLMTGWALVGSDSGAGVTVPLADMGSAPGSVQDGLF; translated from the coding sequence ATGGCGTGGCGGTGCACCGGGCTCAGCTGGCCGCGCGGGGCGCGGACGGCCGTACTCGCGTGGGAAGGCGGGCGGGTCAGCCCGCTGACCCCTGGGAAAGAGCTGGGGTTCCGGGCGGAAGGGCAGCGGCGGTGTGTCGGGGCGCGTGGGAATCCCTGTCCCCTGGTGGCCGTCGTGAGCGGGCGGGCAACAGGAGCGCGGTGTGCGGAGTGCGCGCGGCTGGACCGGGCGCACTCGGTGGCCGCCGACACCATGGCCGACGATCCGCGGACGTACCGCGTGTATCTGGCCTGGTTCGGGCCGGGGATGGTCAAGGTCGGGATCACCGCGGAGGAGCGCGGGCCCGCGCGGCTGCTTGAGCAGGGGGCCGTGGTCTTCAGCTGGCTCGGACGCGGGCCGCTGATGGCCGCGCGGCGGACCGAGGAGTTGCTGCGCAGTGCGCTGGGGGTGCCGGACCGGATTCCGTACGCGGACAAACGGGCGGTCCGGGCCGCGCTGCCGGGGGCGGCCGAGCGCGCCGCGGAGGTCGAGGAGCTGCACCGGCGTGCGGTCGGGCTTACCGGGTGGGCCGAGTCGCTGGAGCGCATCGGCTTCGAGGCGGTCGACCACGCCGGGGTGTTCGGTCTCGACGGGCTGCCGGCCGCGACCGGGGTGGTGCGCGAGCTGGTGGACGGCGGGGTGGTGGCCGGGCGGCTGATGGTGGCCGCCGGCCCCGATCTGCATCTGCGGACCGCGGGGGACGGGCTTGTCGTACTCGATACCCGGCTGATGACCGGGTGGGCGCTCGTCGGGTCCGATTCGGGGGCGGGGGTGACGGTGCCCCTCGCCGACATGGGCTCCGCGCCCGGATCGGTGCAGGACGGGCTCTTCTGA
- a CDS encoding antibiotic biosynthesis monooxygenase, giving the protein MSIENIRPVAAHEPPYYTVVFTSVQTERPEGYGETAERMKELVQEVPGFLGYESARTPGGLGISVGYFRDEESIAAWQRNLEHQAAQKRGRAEWYESYSVHVGKVERSYGFERE; this is encoded by the coding sequence ATGAGCATCGAAAACATCAGGCCTGTCGCGGCACACGAACCGCCTTACTACACCGTGGTGTTCACCTCCGTTCAGACCGAGCGGCCCGAGGGCTACGGCGAGACCGCCGAGAGGATGAAGGAACTTGTGCAGGAGGTCCCCGGCTTTCTGGGATACGAGTCGGCGCGCACCCCCGGCGGACTCGGGATCTCCGTCGGCTACTTCAGGGACGAGGAATCCATAGCCGCCTGGCAGCGGAATCTGGAGCACCAGGCGGCGCAGAAGCGCGGACGCGCCGAGTGGTACGAGAGCTACAGCGTCCATGTCGGCAAGGTCGAGCGGAGTTATGGATTTGAGCGTGAGTGA
- a CDS encoding amidohydrolase family protein, whose protein sequence is MSEVNETADQDEAADVREFWTRLGLPGLVDVHTHFMPEQVLKKVWAYFDAAGPLTGMEWPITYRHEEERRVALLRDFGVRAFTSMLYPHRAGMAEWLNGWAADFAPRTPECLQTATLFPEEGVTRYVREAVERGARIFKAHLQVGAYDPNDALLDPAWGLLADAGVPVVVHCGSGPVPGKHTGPEPVGRLLARHPRLRLVVAHMGMPEYADFLDLAERYGEVRLDTTMAFTDFSERFAPFPEREKGRLLELTDRILLGTDFPNIPYPYAHQLQVLERLGLGDGWLRAVCHDNGARLFDLPDAPAAS, encoded by the coding sequence GTGAGTGAAGTCAATGAGACGGCGGACCAGGACGAGGCTGCGGACGTAAGGGAGTTCTGGACGCGGCTCGGACTGCCGGGGCTCGTCGACGTACACACCCACTTCATGCCGGAGCAGGTCCTCAAGAAGGTGTGGGCCTACTTCGACGCCGCCGGGCCGCTGACCGGCATGGAGTGGCCGATCACCTACCGGCACGAGGAGGAGCGACGGGTCGCGCTGCTGCGTGACTTCGGGGTCCGTGCCTTCACCTCGATGCTCTATCCGCACAGGGCGGGCATGGCCGAGTGGCTCAATGGCTGGGCCGCGGACTTCGCGCCGCGCACACCCGAGTGCCTGCAGACCGCGACCCTCTTCCCCGAGGAAGGAGTCACGCGGTACGTGCGCGAGGCCGTCGAGCGCGGGGCCCGGATCTTCAAGGCGCACCTCCAGGTGGGGGCGTACGACCCCAATGACGCGCTGCTCGATCCCGCGTGGGGGCTGCTCGCCGATGCCGGGGTCCCGGTGGTGGTGCACTGCGGGTCCGGGCCGGTGCCCGGCAAGCACACCGGGCCCGAGCCGGTGGGGCGATTGCTCGCGCGGCATCCGCGGCTGCGGCTGGTAGTGGCGCACATGGGGATGCCGGAGTACGCCGACTTCCTCGATCTCGCGGAGCGGTACGGGGAGGTCCGCCTCGACACGACGATGGCCTTCACGGACTTCAGCGAGCGCTTCGCGCCCTTCCCCGAGCGGGAGAAGGGGCGGCTGCTGGAGCTGACGGACCGGATTCTCCTCGGGACCGACTTCCCCAACATTCCGTATCCGTACGCCCATCAGCTACAGGTGCTCGAACGGCTCGGGCTCGGGGACGGCTGGCTGCGGGCGGTCTGCCACGACAACGGCGCGCGGCTCTTCGACCTGCCCGACGCTCCCGCCGCCTCCTAG
- a CDS encoding response regulator transcription factor, whose amino-acid sequence MTATSPQGRTEMLRPDGSPVRVLVVDDEAALSELLSMALRYEGWEVRSAGNGAGAVRSARDFRPDAVVLDVMLPDMDGLAVLGRLRRELPEVPVLFLTARDAVEDRIAGLTAGGDDYVTKPFSLEEVVARLRGLIRRSGTAAVRSESLLAVGDLTLDEDSHEVSRGGQSIHLTATEFELLRFLMRNPRRVLSKAQILDRVWSYDFGGQANVVELYVSYLRKKIDAGRTPMIHTRRGAGYLIKPGE is encoded by the coding sequence ATGACCGCGACCTCGCCCCAGGGGCGTACCGAAATGCTCAGGCCGGACGGCAGCCCCGTCCGGGTGCTCGTCGTGGACGACGAGGCGGCGCTGAGCGAGCTGCTGTCCATGGCCCTGCGCTACGAGGGCTGGGAGGTGCGCAGCGCCGGGAACGGCGCGGGCGCGGTGCGTTCGGCGCGCGACTTCCGGCCGGACGCAGTGGTGCTCGATGTGATGCTGCCCGACATGGACGGTCTCGCGGTGCTGGGGCGGCTGCGGCGCGAACTGCCCGAGGTGCCGGTGCTCTTCCTGACCGCCAGGGACGCGGTCGAGGACCGGATCGCGGGGCTGACGGCGGGCGGCGACGACTATGTCACCAAGCCGTTCTCGCTGGAGGAGGTCGTGGCCAGGCTGCGCGGGCTGATCAGGCGGTCGGGGACGGCGGCCGTACGAAGCGAATCCCTGCTGGCGGTCGGGGACTTGACGCTCGACGAGGACAGCCACGAGGTGAGCCGGGGCGGGCAGTCGATCCATCTGACGGCGACGGAGTTCGAGCTGCTGCGCTTCTTGATGCGCAATCCGCGGCGGGTGCTCAGCAAGGCGCAGATCCTCGACCGGGTGTGGTCGTACGACTTCGGCGGGCAGGCAAATGTCGTCGAGCTGTATGTCTCGTATCTGCGGAAGAAGATCGACGCGGGGCGTACGCCGATGATCCACACCCGGCGTGGGGCCGGCTATCTGATCAAGCCCGGTGAGTAG
- a CDS encoding HAMP domain-containing sensor histidine kinase has product MLIAVVAAVIGTVTAIAYRTYLYGQLDIQLRNVAARAAGPPDTDGGRPPIDTLSKDPLGFVTGGGMPVGTVGALVADDGSIDRGVASTEQASDGLAPQVSPLTVAQTEALTEVPRDGSPHTVELAGRGDYRVRYTTGMRGSFLVGLPTRELQDALGTLVVVEVCVTGAGLIAAGIAGAALVGVALRPLRRVAATATRVSELPLDSGEVALLERVPDAEADPRTEVGQVGAALNRMLGHVGSALAVRQESETRVRQFVADASHELRTPLTSIRGYAELTRRGREHVGADTRHALGRIEAEATRMTGLVEDLLLLARLDAGRPLSYESTDLSPLVVDAVSDARAVGQDHKWLLELPVEPAAVRGDGARLHQVLVNLLANARTHTPPGTTVTARVRVGGPKVVLEIEDDGPGIPPELQPHIFERFARGDASRSRHAGSTGLGLAIVQAVVTAHGGTVTVWSRLGHTVFAVELPAAYDSQTGHRHITQP; this is encoded by the coding sequence ATGCTGATCGCGGTGGTGGCGGCGGTGATCGGCACGGTCACGGCGATCGCGTACCGCACCTATCTGTACGGCCAGTTGGACATCCAGCTGCGCAACGTCGCGGCCCGGGCCGCGGGCCCGCCGGACACGGACGGCGGGCGGCCGCCCATCGATACGCTGTCCAAGGATCCGCTGGGCTTCGTCACCGGCGGCGGTATGCCGGTGGGCACCGTCGGCGCCCTGGTTGCCGACGACGGCAGCATCGACCGGGGCGTGGCCAGCACCGAGCAGGCGTCGGACGGACTCGCGCCGCAGGTGAGCCCGCTCACCGTGGCGCAGACCGAGGCCTTGACGGAGGTACCGCGCGACGGCAGTCCGCACACCGTGGAGCTGGCGGGCCGGGGCGACTACCGGGTCAGGTACACCACCGGGATGCGCGGTTCCTTCCTCGTCGGGCTCCCTACGCGAGAGTTGCAGGACGCGCTCGGCACCCTCGTCGTGGTCGAGGTCTGTGTCACCGGCGCCGGACTGATCGCCGCCGGGATCGCCGGCGCCGCCCTTGTCGGCGTCGCGCTGCGGCCGCTGCGGCGGGTAGCCGCCACCGCCACCAGGGTCTCCGAACTGCCGCTGGACAGCGGCGAGGTGGCCCTGCTCGAGCGGGTCCCGGACGCCGAGGCCGATCCGCGGACCGAGGTCGGGCAGGTCGGCGCCGCGCTCAACCGGATGCTGGGGCACGTCGGTTCGGCGCTCGCGGTGCGGCAGGAGAGCGAGACGCGGGTACGGCAGTTCGTCGCGGACGCCAGCCATGAGCTGCGTACACCGCTGACGTCGATACGCGGCTACGCCGAACTCACCCGGCGCGGCCGGGAGCACGTCGGCGCGGACACCCGGCATGCGCTGGGGCGGATCGAGGCCGAGGCGACCCGGATGACGGGCCTGGTGGAGGATCTGCTGCTGCTCGCCCGTCTCGACGCCGGACGCCCGCTCTCGTACGAGAGCACTGATCTCTCACCGCTGGTCGTGGACGCGGTCAGCGATGCGCGGGCGGTCGGCCAGGACCACAAGTGGCTCCTCGAGCTGCCGGTCGAGCCCGCGGCGGTGCGGGGCGACGGCGCCCGGCTCCATCAGGTGCTGGTCAATCTGCTGGCGAACGCCCGGACCCACACACCGCCCGGCACGACCGTCACCGCGCGGGTGCGCGTCGGCGGGCCGAAGGTCGTGCTGGAGATCGAGGACGACGGGCCCGGCATCCCGCCCGAGCTGCAACCGCACATCTTCGAACGGTTCGCGCGCGGCGACGCGTCCAGGTCCCGGCACGCTGGAAGCACCGGTCTCGGCCTGGCGATCGTGCAGGCCGTCGTCACCGCGCACGGCGGCACCGTGACGGTGTGGTCCCGGCTCGGGCACACCGTCTTCGCGGTGGAACTGCCCGCCGCGTACGACTCACAGACGGGGCACAGGCACATCACACAGCCGTGA
- a CDS encoding bifunctional glycosyltransferase family 2/GtrA family protein, with protein sequence MRTDTPRGTLPAREHLLADTADLPVLDVVIPVYNEEDDLERCVRRLHDHLARTFPYGFRITIADNASTDSTPEVAARLDRSIAEVRAYRLEQKGRGRALRTVWSHSDAPVLAYMDVDLSTDLNALLPLVAPLISGHSDLAIGSRLARSSRVVRGPKREFISRAYNLILKSSLAARFSDAQCGFKAIRREVAERLLPMVEDTGWFFDTELLVLAERAGLRIHEVPVDWVDDPDSTVHIVSTATEDLKGVWRVGRALAVGALPLDRLARPFGDDPRDRQLTGVPGGLARQLVGFCVVGALSTLLYLLLYSVFRAGAGPQVANAGALLLSAVANTAANRRLTFGVRGRDRAVRHQAQGLVVFGIGLALTSGSLAALDAAAGNPSHGTELAVLIAANLAATVLRFLLFRAWVFPDRRGDVSVPGGPGAPGAPRGDTTAPLYAMSLDDETITMTRNRR encoded by the coding sequence ATGCGAACCGACACCCCAAGGGGGACTCTGCCGGCCCGGGAGCATCTGCTCGCCGACACGGCCGACCTGCCCGTACTCGACGTGGTGATCCCGGTCTACAACGAGGAGGATGACCTCGAGCGGTGTGTGCGCAGGCTGCACGACCACCTCGCACGGACCTTCCCGTACGGCTTCCGGATCACCATCGCGGACAACGCGAGCACCGACAGCACGCCCGAGGTGGCCGCCCGGCTCGACCGCTCGATCGCCGAGGTACGGGCGTACCGGCTGGAGCAGAAGGGCCGGGGGCGTGCGCTGCGCACCGTGTGGTCGCACTCCGACGCGCCCGTCCTCGCCTATATGGACGTGGATCTGTCCACCGACCTCAACGCCCTGCTGCCGCTGGTCGCGCCGCTGATTTCCGGGCACTCGGATCTCGCGATCGGGTCCCGGCTCGCGCGCTCGTCGCGCGTGGTCCGGGGCCCGAAGCGGGAGTTCATCTCGCGCGCCTACAACCTTATTCTCAAGTCGTCGCTGGCGGCGCGGTTCTCCGACGCGCAGTGCGGATTCAAGGCGATACGGCGGGAGGTGGCCGAGCGGCTGCTCCCGATGGTCGAGGACACCGGATGGTTCTTCGACACCGAGCTGCTGGTGCTGGCCGAGCGAGCCGGGCTGCGTATCCACGAGGTGCCGGTGGACTGGGTCGACGACCCCGACTCGACGGTGCACATCGTGAGCACGGCGACCGAAGACCTCAAGGGTGTGTGGCGGGTGGGGCGGGCGCTGGCGGTCGGCGCGCTGCCGCTGGACCGGCTGGCGCGGCCCTTCGGGGACGATCCGCGGGACAGGCAGCTGACCGGAGTGCCGGGCGGACTTGCCCGGCAGCTTGTCGGCTTCTGTGTGGTCGGCGCGCTCTCGACCCTGCTGTATCTGCTCTTGTACTCGGTCTTCCGGGCGGGAGCCGGGCCTCAAGTCGCCAACGCGGGCGCGCTGTTGCTGTCCGCCGTCGCGAACACGGCCGCGAACCGGCGGCTCACCTTCGGGGTGCGCGGCCGGGACCGCGCCGTACGCCATCAGGCCCAGGGCCTGGTCGTGTTCGGCATCGGCCTCGCCCTGACCAGCGGCTCGCTGGCGGCCCTGGACGCGGCCGCCGGGAATCCGTCCCACGGCACGGAGCTGGCGGTCCTGATCGCCGCGAACCTGGCGGCGACGGTGCTGCGGTTCCTGCTCTTCCGCGCGTGGGTCTTCCCCGACCGGCGCGGTGACGTGTCTGTGCCGGGCGGACCGGGCGCACCCGGCGCCCCTCGCGGGGACACGACCGCGCCGCTGTACGCCATGTCCCTCGACGACGAGACGATCACGATGACGAGGAATCGACGATGA